One window of Halichondria panicea chromosome 7, odHalPani1.1, whole genome shotgun sequence genomic DNA carries:
- the LOC135338448 gene encoding uncharacterized protein LOC135338448 isoform X2 — translation MKCNVAVNGAVTSDGLTPLGVAVREGHLDTIKYLIMEHNVAVNGAVTSDGLTPLGVAVREGHLDTIKYLIMEHNVAVNDSALVVRILELTLKDEGDVTTKVNENNRLLFACKFGYTAIVRYLINQCNVDVNGAVTSDGLTPLGVAVRWGKLDTIKYLITECNVDINIAVTSDGLTPLRKLNIIKYLISECNVAVNDVLLLACKYGVTKIVEYLLNDVVGCDPNIKDDDGHTPLFLAENKEIILLLLQHGATAKNAYSQHRKALGKVFSKDPLKNPVKILVIGHGGEGKSTLIEAMEHEPTALTSLVNIFVSPKEVDGVSQKTAGIIPRLFKSHVFGDVLVYDFAGQEVYYSSHAAIIKNTVDACRPIILLVLGLHKDDTYTTHSVSYWLGIIANQCANMEGKAPLIVVGSHADCLTDDQKISKKEEIVLEAVSRYPTLDLLKFIPMDNRYSNSSGMKILRATVGPACASIRSTLAVSLNAHMFLIYLVGKNEIALSLEQVQQQIKEESSQALSKKHKEIVPFIPTTIPRFVDICVQLNDKSHILFLHNTSSPEKSFIVIKKDELLGKVNGTIFAPEDFDQHCQLSTSTSTGVVPCSKLAAEFPNLDTDMLTGFLINLEFAVPIEDPEVLRLINQHRTDAGESVPPDESYLFCPALIRLEVDTKVFKHRDDLAYHFGWVMSCSHKNQFLDARFLHVLLLRISLSLGLAPIIDSDIPFLQRQCSVWKTGVCWSTSYGVKVLVEVINKKKVVVLMQARQVSMKFLKLRSTVIKKVVDTSTELCSTVVTEEALLPPHSVTYPLENTHIFDLKSLADSIIGQEICVVSAKGVENMPISDLLQAEVYADLGENIVQHLFNPAHKELSDRFISALVTCWNKNPRLADIVRTAITENASAAFQECNNLDDVLIVWNNTGDSSGEALRRILDPLSVFAGRNPLELAGVAAKETSDDLLPAPRPTANTDEATLTTIDHEERTDVRQPGTASDEGGVGLQELMDKYHVDTAQLDREIPDNEVPVIAAYFDSVELYSQAMGLSAADQTTVRTTLLQYDAQTAMTRCLSIWKHLYSFKATFRALLELLLRLNRTEVAAQVCQYLTQNS, via the exons ATTCTGCACTAGTAGTTCGTATCCTAGAGCTGACACTGAAAGATGAAGGTGATGTAACCACCAAAGTTAACG AGAACAATCGACTTCTCTTTGCTTGCAAGTTTGGGTACACTGCAATTGTTCGTTATCTGATCAATCAGTGCAATGTGGATGTCAATG gagctgtgaccagtgatggactaactccactgggagtgGCAGTCAGATGGGGGAAGctggacactatcaagtacctcatcacagagtgcaatgtggatatcaata TTGCTGTGACCAGTGACGGGCTAACTCCACTGAGGAAGCTGAACATTATCAAGTACCTGATCTCAGAGTGCAATGTGGCTGTCAATG ATGTTCTTCTACTTGCCTGCAAGTATGGGGTTACCAAAATCGTGGAATATCTTCTAAATGATGTTGTTGGCTGTGATCCCAATATCAAAGATGACGATGGACACACACCACTCTTTCTTGCAGAGAACAAGGAAATCATTCTACTCTTGTTGCAACACGGAGCTACTGCTAAAAATGCATATTCCCAGCATCGCAAAGCTCTTGGTAAAGTGTTTTCAAAGGATCCACTGAAAAACCCAGTGAAGATACTTGTTATCGGTCACGGTGGAGAAGGAAAGAGCACTCTCATTGAAGCAATGGAACACGAGCCAACTGCACTCACATCTCTAGTCAACATTTTCGTCTCTCCTAAAGAAGTCGATGGAGTCAGCCAGAAAACAGCCGGAATCATCCCTCGATTATTCAAGAGCCATGTATTTGGAGATGTGTTGGTCTATGACTTTGCTGGTCAAGAGGTCTACTACAGCAGTCACGCTGCCATTATCAAGAACACCGTCGATGCATGTCGGCCCATTATTCTCCTAGTCCTAGGGCTCCATAAAGATGACACCTACACCACTCACTCTGTCTCCTATTGGTTGGGCATCATTGCTAACCAGTGTGCCAATATGGAGGGCAAAGCACCACTCATTGTGGTAGGTAGCCATGCTGATTGCTTAACTGACGATCAGAAGATTTCAAAGAAAGAAGAGATTGTTTTGGAAGCTGTTTCGAGATATCCGACCCTGGATCTGCTGAAGTTCATTCCCATGGATAATCGCTACTCCAACTCTAGTGGAATGAAGATATTGCGAGCTACTGTCGGCCCTGCTTGCGCCAGCATTCGATCAACGTTGGCTGTTTCTTTAAATGCACACATGTTTCTCATTTACCTTGTTGGCAAGAATGAGATTGCGTTATCACTGGAGCAAGTTCAGCAACAAATAAAGGAGGAATCCAGTCAAGCCCTCTCCAAGAAGCACAAAGAAATTGTACCATTCATTCCGACAACCATTCCTCGTTTTGTTGATATCTGTGTTCAGCTCAATGACAAAAGTCACATCCTCTTCCTACATAACACCAGCTCACCAGAGAAGAGCTTCATTGTCATCAAGAAAGACGAGCTCCTGGGTAAAGTCAATGGCACCATATTTGCTCCAGAAGATTTTGATCAGCACTGTCAACTCTCCACAAGCACTAGTACTGGTGTTGTTCCTTGCTCCAAGCTGGCTGCTGAATTCCCTAACTTGGATACTGACATGCTCACTGGATTTTTAATTAATCTCGAGTTTGCTGTGCCTATTGAAGACCCGGAAGTCCTCCGTCTTATCAATCAGCATCGAACAGACGCTGGTGAGTCTGTACCACCTGATGAGTCATATCTTTTCTGTCCTGCCCTCATCCGGTTAGAAGTTGACACAAAAGTGTTCAAGCATCGCGATGACCTTGCTTATCATTTTGGTTGGGTTATGTCGTGCTCTCACAAGAACCAGTTTTTGGACGCTCGATTTCTCCACGTTCTCCTGCTTCGAATATCTCTCTCCCTTGGGCTTGCTCCAATCATAGATTCTGACATCCCTTTTCTGCAACGTCAATGCTCGGTCTGGAAGACTGGTGTTTGCTGGAGCACTTCATATGGTGTCAAAGTGCTAGTGGAGGTCATTAACAAGAAGAAGGTCGTTGTTTTGATGCAAGCTCGTCAAGTCTCAATGAAATTTCTCAAGCTGCGCTCTACTGTGATAAAGAAAGTTGttgacacctccactgagTTATGCTCTACTGTAGTCACTGAGGAGGCCCTCCTTCCTCCTCACAGTGTGACCTACCCTCTGGAAAATACACACATTTTTGATCTCAAGTCCCTCGCTGACAGTATTATTGGCCAAGAAATTTGTGTCGTATCAGCTAAAGGTGTTGAAAACATGCCAATTAGTGATCTGCTCCAAGCTGAAGTGTACGCTGATCTCGGTGAAAATATTGTACAGCATCTGTTCAATCCAGCACACAAGGAACTGTCTGATCGATTCATCTCGGCCCTTGTAACTTGTTGGAACAAGAATCCTCGACTGGCTGATATCGTACGCACAGCTATTACTGAGAATGCCAGCGCGGCATTTCAAGAGTGCAATAATCTCGATGATGTTCTGATAGTCTGGAACAACACTGGAGATTCCAGTGGTGAAGCACTGAGAAGAATTCTAGATCCACTTAGTGTGTTTGCTGGACGAAACCCTCTC GAACTGGCTGGTGTTGCTGCTAAGGAGACTAGTGATGATCTACTACCAGCCCCCAGACCAACAGCTAACACAG ACGAGGCCACACTGACAACTATTGATCATGAGGAGAGAACTGACGTCAGACAACCTG GCACAGCCTCTGATGAGGGAGGAGTTGGTCTTCAAGAGTTGATGGACAAGTACCATGTCGATACCGCCCAACTTGATAGAGAGATCCCTGATAACGAAGTCCCAGTCATAGCTGCCTATTTCGACAGTGTGGAGCTCTACTCTCAAGCAATGGGTCTGAGTGCCGCTGATCAAACTACTGTGAGAACTACCCTCCTTCAATACGATGCTCAGACTGCCATGACCAGGTGCTTGTCAATATGGAAACATCTCTACTCTTTCAAGGccacattcagagcactgttGGAGCTGCTACTGAGGCTGAATAGAACTGAAGTAGCTGCTCAAGTCTGTCAGTACTTGACTCAGAAT TCATGA
- the LOC135338448 gene encoding uncharacterized protein LOC135338448 isoform X3, translating into MARLFTCADVLEQLEDSNGDVSSGDNSAYEGEGIVGYLPKATSFMPDADELSGTEDMHDMDLDASTMDQDGERPGEGSLCDSVAVTSDGLTPLRKLNIIKYLISECNVAVNDVLLLACKYGVTKIVEYLLNDVVGCDPNIKDDDGHTPLFLAENKEIILLLLQHGATAKNAYSQHRKALGKVFSKDPLKNPVKILVIGHGGEGKSTLIEAMEHEPTALTSLVNIFVSPKEVDGVSQKTAGIIPRLFKSHVFGDVLVYDFAGQEVYYSSHAAIIKNTVDACRPIILLVLGLHKDDTYTTHSVSYWLGIIANQCANMEGKAPLIVVGSHADCLTDDQKISKKEEIVLEAVSRYPTLDLLKFIPMDNRYSNSSGMKILRATVGPACASIRSTLAVSLNAHMFLIYLVGKNEIALSLEQVQQQIKEESSQALSKKHKEIVPFIPTTIPRFVDICVQLNDKSHILFLHNTSSPEKSFIVIKKDELLGKVNGTIFAPEDFDQHCQLSTSTSTGVVPCSKLAAEFPNLDTDMLTGFLINLEFAVPIEDPEVLRLINQHRTDAGESVPPDESYLFCPALIRLEVDTKVFKHRDDLAYHFGWVMSCSHKNQFLDARFLHVLLLRISLSLGLAPIIDSDIPFLQRQCSVWKTGVCWSTSYGVKVLVEVINKKKVVVLMQARQVSMKFLKLRSTVIKKVVDTSTELCSTVVTEEALLPPHSVTYPLENTHIFDLKSLADSIIGQEICVVSAKGVENMPISDLLQAEVYADLGENIVQHLFNPAHKELSDRFISALVTCWNKNPRLADIVRTAITENASAAFQECNNLDDVLIVWNNTGDSSGEALRRILDPLSVFAGRNPLELAGVAAKETSDDLLPAPRPTANTDEATLTTIDHEERTDVRQPGTASDEGGVGLQELMDKYHVDTAQLDREIPDNEVPVIAAYFDSVELYSQAMGLSAADQTTVRTTLLQYDAQTAMTRCLSIWKHLYSFKATFRALLELLLRLNRTEVAAQVCQYLTQNS; encoded by the exons atggctaggttgtttacttgtgccgatgtgcttgaacagcttgaggacagcaatggcgatgtctcctctggtgataacagtgcctatgaaggagaggggatagtaggatacctcccaaaggctaccagctttatgccagacgctgatgaactgtctgggactgaggacatgcatgacatggacctagacgctagcactatggaccaggacggtgaaagaccaggagagggctcactgtgtgactctg TTGCTGTGACCAGTGACGGGCTAACTCCACTGAGGAAGCTGAACATTATCAAGTACCTGATCTCAGAGTGCAATGTGGCTGTCAATG ATGTTCTTCTACTTGCCTGCAAGTATGGGGTTACCAAAATCGTGGAATATCTTCTAAATGATGTTGTTGGCTGTGATCCCAATATCAAAGATGACGATGGACACACACCACTCTTTCTTGCAGAGAACAAGGAAATCATTCTACTCTTGTTGCAACACGGAGCTACTGCTAAAAATGCATATTCCCAGCATCGCAAAGCTCTTGGTAAAGTGTTTTCAAAGGATCCACTGAAAAACCCAGTGAAGATACTTGTTATCGGTCACGGTGGAGAAGGAAAGAGCACTCTCATTGAAGCAATGGAACACGAGCCAACTGCACTCACATCTCTAGTCAACATTTTCGTCTCTCCTAAAGAAGTCGATGGAGTCAGCCAGAAAACAGCCGGAATCATCCCTCGATTATTCAAGAGCCATGTATTTGGAGATGTGTTGGTCTATGACTTTGCTGGTCAAGAGGTCTACTACAGCAGTCACGCTGCCATTATCAAGAACACCGTCGATGCATGTCGGCCCATTATTCTCCTAGTCCTAGGGCTCCATAAAGATGACACCTACACCACTCACTCTGTCTCCTATTGGTTGGGCATCATTGCTAACCAGTGTGCCAATATGGAGGGCAAAGCACCACTCATTGTGGTAGGTAGCCATGCTGATTGCTTAACTGACGATCAGAAGATTTCAAAGAAAGAAGAGATTGTTTTGGAAGCTGTTTCGAGATATCCGACCCTGGATCTGCTGAAGTTCATTCCCATGGATAATCGCTACTCCAACTCTAGTGGAATGAAGATATTGCGAGCTACTGTCGGCCCTGCTTGCGCCAGCATTCGATCAACGTTGGCTGTTTCTTTAAATGCACACATGTTTCTCATTTACCTTGTTGGCAAGAATGAGATTGCGTTATCACTGGAGCAAGTTCAGCAACAAATAAAGGAGGAATCCAGTCAAGCCCTCTCCAAGAAGCACAAAGAAATTGTACCATTCATTCCGACAACCATTCCTCGTTTTGTTGATATCTGTGTTCAGCTCAATGACAAAAGTCACATCCTCTTCCTACATAACACCAGCTCACCAGAGAAGAGCTTCATTGTCATCAAGAAAGACGAGCTCCTGGGTAAAGTCAATGGCACCATATTTGCTCCAGAAGATTTTGATCAGCACTGTCAACTCTCCACAAGCACTAGTACTGGTGTTGTTCCTTGCTCCAAGCTGGCTGCTGAATTCCCTAACTTGGATACTGACATGCTCACTGGATTTTTAATTAATCTCGAGTTTGCTGTGCCTATTGAAGACCCGGAAGTCCTCCGTCTTATCAATCAGCATCGAACAGACGCTGGTGAGTCTGTACCACCTGATGAGTCATATCTTTTCTGTCCTGCCCTCATCCGGTTAGAAGTTGACACAAAAGTGTTCAAGCATCGCGATGACCTTGCTTATCATTTTGGTTGGGTTATGTCGTGCTCTCACAAGAACCAGTTTTTGGACGCTCGATTTCTCCACGTTCTCCTGCTTCGAATATCTCTCTCCCTTGGGCTTGCTCCAATCATAGATTCTGACATCCCTTTTCTGCAACGTCAATGCTCGGTCTGGAAGACTGGTGTTTGCTGGAGCACTTCATATGGTGTCAAAGTGCTAGTGGAGGTCATTAACAAGAAGAAGGTCGTTGTTTTGATGCAAGCTCGTCAAGTCTCAATGAAATTTCTCAAGCTGCGCTCTACTGTGATAAAGAAAGTTGttgacacctccactgagTTATGCTCTACTGTAGTCACTGAGGAGGCCCTCCTTCCTCCTCACAGTGTGACCTACCCTCTGGAAAATACACACATTTTTGATCTCAAGTCCCTCGCTGACAGTATTATTGGCCAAGAAATTTGTGTCGTATCAGCTAAAGGTGTTGAAAACATGCCAATTAGTGATCTGCTCCAAGCTGAAGTGTACGCTGATCTCGGTGAAAATATTGTACAGCATCTGTTCAATCCAGCACACAAGGAACTGTCTGATCGATTCATCTCGGCCCTTGTAACTTGTTGGAACAAGAATCCTCGACTGGCTGATATCGTACGCACAGCTATTACTGAGAATGCCAGCGCGGCATTTCAAGAGTGCAATAATCTCGATGATGTTCTGATAGTCTGGAACAACACTGGAGATTCCAGTGGTGAAGCACTGAGAAGAATTCTAGATCCACTTAGTGTGTTTGCTGGACGAAACCCTCTC GAACTGGCTGGTGTTGCTGCTAAGGAGACTAGTGATGATCTACTACCAGCCCCCAGACCAACAGCTAACACAG ACGAGGCCACACTGACAACTATTGATCATGAGGAGAGAACTGACGTCAGACAACCTG GCACAGCCTCTGATGAGGGAGGAGTTGGTCTTCAAGAGTTGATGGACAAGTACCATGTCGATACCGCCCAACTTGATAGAGAGATCCCTGATAACGAAGTCCCAGTCATAGCTGCCTATTTCGACAGTGTGGAGCTCTACTCTCAAGCAATGGGTCTGAGTGCCGCTGATCAAACTACTGTGAGAACTACCCTCCTTCAATACGATGCTCAGACTGCCATGACCAGGTGCTTGTCAATATGGAAACATCTCTACTCTTTCAAGGccacattcagagcactgttGGAGCTGCTACTGAGGCTGAATAGAACTGAAGTAGCTGCTCAAGTCTGTCAGTACTTGACTCAGAAT TCATGA